One window from the genome of Bacillus sp. (in: firmicutes) encodes:
- a CDS encoding TatD family hydrolase, with protein MKLLIDAHIHLDLYEVEKQKALLQTAPSEGIEALIAVSFHQDSAKRVLDLHQSFPSIVYPAFGWHPEQPFIHEAELQSFIDWVNQHSSQMVAIGEVGLPYYLRREHPSIPLEPYVEVLTEWIKVAKTWDIPICLHAVYEDAPLVCDLLEAHSITKAHFHWFKGDPLTVERLKQNGYYMSVTPDIVYEEEIQQLVSIYPMNLLMVETDGPWPFEGPFQGKMTHPRMIRESVNIISQIKRIPLEDVYKQLYHNTKAFFHI; from the coding sequence TCAAACCGCTCCAAGTGAAGGGATTGAAGCGCTGATTGCCGTTTCGTTTCACCAAGATTCAGCCAAGCGTGTTCTAGACCTTCACCAATCGTTTCCGTCCATTGTTTATCCAGCATTTGGCTGGCATCCAGAGCAGCCATTCATCCACGAAGCAGAGCTACAGTCGTTTATCGATTGGGTAAATCAACATTCTTCTCAAATGGTTGCGATTGGTGAAGTCGGGTTACCATATTATTTACGTCGTGAACATCCGTCCATTCCGTTAGAGCCGTATGTGGAGGTATTAACCGAGTGGATCAAGGTCGCCAAAACATGGGACATCCCGATTTGTTTACATGCGGTGTATGAAGATGCACCACTCGTTTGCGATTTGTTAGAAGCCCATTCCATTACAAAAGCTCATTTTCATTGGTTTAAAGGGGACCCGCTGACCGTCGAACGGTTAAAGCAAAACGGTTATTACATGTCGGTTACTCCTGATATCGTGTACGAAGAAGAAATCCAACAACTTGTATCGATATATCCAATGAACCTTCTTATGGTGGAAACGGACGGCCCATGGCCATTTGAAGGACCGTTCCAGGGGAAAATGACCCACCCACGGATGATAAGAGAATCGGTGAACATCATCAGTCAAATCAAGCGAATACCTCTTGAAGATGTGTATAAACAGTTGTATCATAACACGAAAGCTTTTTTTCACATATAG